A genomic segment from Chitinophaga niabensis encodes:
- a CDS encoding phytanoyl-CoA dioxygenase family protein has product MKYKLDKAQIESYQKNGFIVIEDFLSQEELAHWRKVVMEAVEQRGGRKMPGKDTKVGEDDGINEDADYFGKVFDQLLNLWQTHDGVKEIMLDERIGQMAAQLSGAEGIRIWHDQALFKRPWANATAWHLDTPFWSFSDRKALSIWVALDDATYENGCLYFIPGSYQQTSFENSGIGKNMDGIFTVYPQLAKIASVAAPMKAGSCSFHNGLTIHGAGANMTNGFRRAMTCAYMPEGNTFNGQQNILPDDYLQTLKIGDALNNNEQNPLIYPKAL; this is encoded by the coding sequence ATGAAATACAAATTGGATAAAGCGCAAATTGAAAGCTATCAGAAAAACGGGTTTATAGTGATAGAAGACTTCCTCTCGCAGGAAGAGCTGGCACACTGGCGCAAAGTGGTGATGGAAGCCGTAGAACAAAGAGGCGGCAGAAAAATGCCGGGTAAGGATACTAAAGTGGGAGAGGACGATGGTATTAATGAAGATGCAGATTACTTCGGTAAAGTGTTTGACCAGTTGCTGAACCTCTGGCAAACACATGATGGTGTGAAAGAGATCATGCTGGATGAACGCATCGGCCAGATGGCCGCGCAATTATCCGGTGCCGAAGGTATCAGGATCTGGCATGACCAGGCCTTGTTTAAACGGCCCTGGGCAAATGCCACCGCCTGGCATCTGGATACACCATTCTGGTCTTTCTCCGATCGTAAAGCACTATCCATCTGGGTAGCGCTGGACGATGCCACTTACGAGAATGGCTGCCTGTATTTCATTCCCGGATCATATCAGCAAACGAGTTTTGAGAATAGCGGTATCGGAAAAAACATGGATGGCATCTTTACCGTATATCCTCAATTAGCCAAGATTGCATCAGTTGCCGCGCCTATGAAGGCCGGCAGCTGTTCTTTCCATAACGGGTTAACGATCCATGGCGCGGGCGCCAATATGACCAATGGTTTCCGCCGTGCCATGACCTGTGCTTATATGCCGGAAGGTAATACTTTCAACGGGCAGCAAAACATTCTCCCGGATGATTACCTGCAAACTTTGAAGATAGGAGATGCACTGAATAATAATGAACAAAATCCGCTGATCTACCCTAAAGCCCTATGA
- a CDS encoding sugar phosphate isomerase/epimerase family protein, giving the protein MRVKFFCPRWGSEHIPWSVFLENVKAAGYAGVEWFPYGEATNPVTVLNLLKQYDLEFSIVTAVLQMPETFKEYLHVLKEQLTALSRLQPLFISTQTGREYYSEEQVIQCLEVCEEVSDQLGVPIYQETHRNKWSFAAHATGPLLRKFPALPLTLDVSHWFCVSESYLEDQQGIVAEAIKHARHIHARVGHTEGPQVWDPALPEYAAALAAHLAIWDEWISQRKKNGDSYCTITPEFGPPPYMVMGNRTVPAQQEQWRINLWMKTFLDKRYNPQT; this is encoded by the coding sequence ATGAGAGTTAAATTCTTTTGTCCAAGATGGGGGAGTGAGCATATACCATGGAGCGTTTTCCTGGAAAATGTAAAAGCTGCAGGTTATGCAGGTGTGGAATGGTTTCCCTATGGAGAAGCCACTAACCCTGTTACGGTACTCAACCTTTTGAAGCAATACGATCTTGAATTTTCCATAGTAACCGCAGTGCTGCAAATGCCGGAAACCTTTAAGGAATACCTGCATGTTCTAAAAGAGCAGCTCACTGCACTCAGCCGTTTGCAGCCACTGTTCATCAGTACACAAACAGGCAGGGAGTATTATTCGGAAGAACAGGTCATTCAATGCCTGGAAGTTTGCGAAGAAGTGAGCGACCAGCTGGGCGTACCCATATATCAGGAAACCCACCGCAACAAATGGTCCTTTGCCGCGCATGCGACAGGACCCTTGTTGCGGAAATTCCCGGCGCTTCCTTTAACGCTGGATGTTTCACACTGGTTCTGCGTATCTGAAAGTTACCTGGAAGATCAGCAGGGCATAGTGGCAGAAGCCATCAAACATGCCCGCCATATCCATGCGCGGGTAGGCCATACAGAAGGGCCGCAGGTATGGGACCCTGCATTACCGGAGTATGCAGCAGCTTTGGCTGCACACCTGGCCATCTGGGATGAATGGATCTCACAAAGGAAAAAGAACGGGGACAGCTATTGTACTATTACGCCTGAGTTCGGGCCTCCGCCTTATATGGTGATGGGCAACAGAACAGTTCCTGCACAACAGGAGCAATGGCGCATCAATTTATGGATGAAAACGTTCCTGGATAAAAGATACAACCCGCAAACATGA
- a CDS encoding glycosyl hydrolase: MKRREFLLNSTFLTAGYSIVGALPGIARTALAPVDTDLYKLFKDPLPVYRPFVRWWWNGDKVEKDELIRELRLMHAAGIGGVEINPIKFPARTDDMGKPSLQWLSNEWNDLLLATFKEAESLGMTCDLIVGSGWPFGAEYLQGEERSDVVVIAVKKLEGPLYYETSMFDLFREADPAISSPFPGRTLEMMELKLVPEPLGDLSEVKDLKAEVKDDILKLDIPKGKYALYGLVKVKGFMEVINGAPGANGPVLNHYNKTAVNKYLNHMTDTIQNRIGPLSRHVRALFTDSMELEGANWSSDMMDEFKKRRGYDLYPYLPFVLLKIASMGNTYNFTYGATLTPEFSDMIQRMRYDFELTKAEILEDSFIKTYVAWCKKNNVKSRAQAYGRGYFLLEGSFEFDLPECETWLKYGIGYKMPEDTPLLGRAYTMINKYVSSAAHLKGKRYISAEELTNTDMVFNDSLEMLKVAGDQSTISGVTHPIFHGFNYTPPDAPFPGWIRYGGFYNEKNTWWPYFRHFTDYKARISALLQQGDMFADIAVLPPTADMWGTYSAQNEPFPFIIHPPYQPLIWEAIHKNGNGCDHVSESVIRDATFKNGFMHYGPRKYHTLFLIEVLSMEPATLQKLLEFVSAGGRIFCIEKYPEKSTGWKDATQRDQQVKALVAKLQTYPDKFILLKKPEKDFIGWYKEVQEKYQIKPYVKIANPEPFVTQVRYQAGDTEILLFTNAHMDEGYVMDITVSKELIGKREGWIWNPDNGERYYLDGVSARYQLNLGPSDARLLVFDKTKKGKPEAPLPSGEGVKVGGAWKATFKHIDGSEKEVVLDELKDLATVETLQHFAGTITYRNNLPVTDKTDAAWLNLGKVHGVSEVTINGKSLGVQWYGRRIYNIASDVKTGDNAIEVKITTNMGNYMKTLSDNKVAQYWTNELRKNQPIQPLGMIGPVSVLPAKIKQ, from the coding sequence ATGAAAAGAAGAGAGTTCCTGTTAAATAGTACATTCCTTACTGCCGGATATTCCATTGTGGGCGCATTGCCGGGCATTGCCCGTACAGCGCTGGCTCCCGTGGATACGGACCTGTATAAGTTGTTTAAGGATCCATTGCCTGTATACCGCCCTTTTGTACGCTGGTGGTGGAATGGCGATAAAGTAGAAAAAGATGAACTGATCAGGGAATTGCGGCTGATGCATGCTGCCGGTATCGGCGGTGTGGAGATCAATCCCATCAAATTCCCTGCACGTACAGATGATATGGGTAAACCTTCTTTGCAATGGCTCAGCAATGAATGGAACGATCTGTTGCTGGCCACATTCAAAGAAGCGGAATCCCTGGGCATGACCTGCGACCTGATCGTTGGCTCCGGCTGGCCCTTTGGAGCAGAATACCTGCAAGGGGAAGAACGTTCTGATGTGGTAGTAATAGCTGTGAAGAAACTGGAAGGCCCCCTGTATTATGAAACGTCTATGTTCGATCTGTTCAGGGAAGCAGATCCTGCCATCTCTTCTCCCTTCCCGGGCAGAACGCTGGAAATGATGGAACTCAAGCTGGTGCCGGAACCGCTGGGTGATCTGAGCGAGGTGAAGGACCTGAAAGCAGAAGTGAAAGATGACATCCTTAAACTGGATATACCCAAAGGGAAATATGCTTTATACGGGCTTGTTAAAGTAAAAGGTTTTATGGAAGTGATCAACGGTGCTCCGGGGGCCAATGGCCCTGTGTTGAATCACTACAATAAAACAGCCGTGAACAAGTACCTCAATCATATGACGGACACCATACAGAATAGGATAGGTCCTCTGTCGCGCCACGTACGTGCATTGTTCACAGACAGTATGGAGCTGGAAGGTGCCAACTGGAGCAGTGACATGATGGATGAGTTTAAGAAGCGGCGCGGGTATGACCTTTATCCTTATCTGCCTTTCGTATTACTGAAGATCGCTTCTATGGGCAACACCTACAATTTTACGTACGGTGCCACTCTGACGCCGGAATTTTCTGATATGATACAAAGGATGCGGTATGATTTTGAGCTGACCAAAGCAGAGATCCTGGAGGACAGCTTTATCAAAACCTATGTGGCCTGGTGTAAGAAGAACAATGTAAAATCGCGTGCGCAGGCCTACGGCAGAGGATACTTCCTGCTGGAAGGCAGTTTTGAATTCGATCTGCCGGAATGTGAAACCTGGCTGAAATATGGCATCGGTTATAAGATGCCGGAAGACACGCCACTGCTGGGCAGGGCATATACCATGATCAACAAGTATGTATCTTCCGCAGCGCACCTGAAAGGGAAACGGTACATCAGCGCAGAGGAACTAACGAATACGGATATGGTATTCAACGATTCCCTGGAAATGCTGAAAGTAGCGGGAGATCAGAGTACGATATCAGGTGTTACGCATCCCATCTTCCATGGCTTCAATTACACGCCGCCGGATGCACCTTTCCCGGGCTGGATCAGGTATGGCGGGTTTTATAATGAAAAGAACACCTGGTGGCCTTATTTCCGGCACTTTACGGATTATAAAGCGCGTATCTCTGCTTTACTGCAACAGGGAGATATGTTTGCTGATATCGCAGTATTGCCACCCACCGCAGATATGTGGGGTACCTACAGCGCACAGAATGAACCATTCCCTTTCATCATTCACCCGCCTTACCAGCCCCTGATCTGGGAAGCTATCCACAAGAACGGGAATGGCTGTGATCATGTATCAGAATCCGTGATCCGTGACGCCACGTTTAAAAATGGCTTCATGCATTACGGCCCGCGGAAGTATCACACCCTCTTCCTGATAGAAGTGCTGAGCATGGAACCTGCTACATTGCAGAAGTTGCTGGAATTTGTATCGGCAGGAGGAAGGATCTTCTGTATAGAAAAATACCCGGAGAAGTCTACCGGCTGGAAAGATGCAACGCAGCGGGATCAGCAGGTGAAGGCCCTCGTAGCTAAACTGCAAACCTATCCTGATAAATTCATTCTGCTGAAGAAACCGGAGAAGGATTTCATCGGATGGTATAAAGAAGTACAGGAAAAGTACCAGATCAAACCTTATGTGAAGATCGCCAACCCGGAACCATTTGTAACGCAGGTGCGTTACCAGGCCGGGGATACAGAGATCCTGCTGTTCACGAACGCTCATATGGATGAGGGGTATGTTATGGACATCACTGTTTCCAAAGAACTGATCGGTAAAAGGGAAGGCTGGATCTGGAACCCTGATAACGGAGAACGGTATTATCTGGATGGTGTGAGTGCCCGGTATCAGTTAAACCTCGGACCTTCGGATGCCAGATTGCTGGTGTTTGACAAAACCAAAAAAGGAAAACCTGAAGCACCATTGCCATCCGGAGAAGGTGTGAAAGTAGGCGGTGCGTGGAAAGCTACTTTTAAACACATCGATGGTTCTGAGAAAGAAGTAGTGTTGGATGAACTGAAGGACCTGGCAACAGTAGAAACACTGCAGCATTTTGCGGGAACCATCACTTATCGGAATAACCTGCCGGTAACGGATAAAACAGATGCGGCCTGGCTGAACCTGGGCAAGGTGCATGGTGTTTCAGAAGTAACAATTAATGGAAAATCCCTGGGTGTGCAATGGTATGGCAGGCGGATCTACAATATTGCATCCGATGTGAAAACCGGGGATAATGCAATTGAAGTAAAGATCACCACCAATATGGGGAACTATATGAAAACGCTGTCTGATAATAAAGTAGCACAATACTGGACGAATGAGCTCCGGAAGAACCAGCCTATTCAGCCCCTGGGTATGATAGGTCCCGTGAGTGTATTGCCTGCTAAAATTAAACAATAA
- a CDS encoding glycoside hydrolase family 28 protein, whose amino-acid sequence MRSFIVLLLTLTCMQVSAKDYNASLFGIYSDGVTLNTRAIQYGIDYINKNGGGRLVFHVGRYLTGSIYLKSNVTIQLQEGAVLLGSLNPWDYDRKSFTALVFAYDQENVGITGKGIIDGQGRQVARNVVDNIHKGILKDGFRYDRPEAESRPMIINFHKTNNILIKGITIKNSSSWVQTYEQCKNLHLDSIFVDSKAYWNNDGIDIVDCEDVKITNSYIDSDDDGVCLKSHDGTKACKNVLIQNCVIRSSANGIKFGTASHGGFSHIRIKNIKVFDTYRSAVALQAVDGGFLEDVEVDSLEAFNTGNAIFLRIGERVAGRKGRLENIRISNLYAEIPATKPDVGYEYEGPTEDMPRNISPSSIVGMPDALINNVSFKNVTISYPGGANPFFAKVALDTLDRINNKATAYPEFSMFGELPAWGLFIRHAKNIDISGLTLTVAKKDFRTAVVFDNVQNAKFTNLTVKEPEKKAISYAKRSTGITINNQPVK is encoded by the coding sequence ATGAGATCATTTATAGTACTATTACTGACCCTCACCTGCATGCAGGTATCGGCCAAAGATTACAATGCTTCTTTATTCGGTATCTATTCCGATGGCGTAACGCTGAACACCCGTGCTATTCAATATGGCATCGACTATATCAATAAAAATGGTGGTGGCAGGCTGGTGTTCCATGTAGGCAGGTACCTGACCGGCTCTATTTATCTTAAATCCAATGTAACCATACAACTGCAGGAAGGTGCGGTATTGCTGGGCTCACTTAATCCCTGGGATTACGACCGGAAGTCGTTCACCGCACTGGTTTTTGCGTATGATCAGGAGAATGTGGGTATCACCGGTAAAGGTATTATTGACGGGCAGGGGCGACAGGTGGCGCGTAATGTAGTAGACAATATCCATAAAGGTATTCTGAAGGACGGGTTCCGTTATGATCGTCCGGAAGCGGAAAGCCGGCCCATGATCATCAACTTCCATAAAACCAATAATATCCTTATTAAAGGTATAACGATCAAAAATTCTTCCAGCTGGGTGCAAACATACGAGCAATGTAAGAACCTGCACCTGGATAGCATTTTCGTAGACAGTAAGGCATACTGGAACAACGATGGCATCGATATTGTGGACTGTGAAGATGTAAAGATCACCAATTCCTATATTGACTCTGATGATGATGGCGTGTGTTTAAAATCACATGACGGCACAAAGGCCTGTAAAAATGTACTGATACAGAATTGCGTGATCCGTTCCAGTGCAAACGGGATCAAATTCGGTACTGCATCTCATGGCGGCTTTAGTCATATCCGTATAAAGAATATCAAGGTGTTTGATACTTACCGTTCTGCCGTGGCTTTACAGGCCGTAGACGGTGGTTTCCTGGAAGATGTGGAAGTAGATAGCCTGGAAGCATTTAATACCGGCAATGCCATCTTTCTGCGGATAGGGGAGCGGGTAGCAGGGAGGAAAGGAAGACTGGAGAATATCAGGATCAGTAATCTGTATGCAGAGATCCCTGCTACAAAACCGGATGTTGGTTATGAGTATGAAGGGCCAACAGAAGACATGCCGCGTAACATTTCACCTTCCTCTATTGTAGGTATGCCGGATGCATTGATCAATAATGTTAGTTTTAAGAACGTGACCATCAGTTATCCCGGCGGTGCCAATCCTTTCTTTGCAAAGGTGGCGCTGGATACGCTGGACAGGATCAATAACAAAGCCACGGCCTATCCTGAATTTTCGATGTTCGGGGAGTTGCCGGCCTGGGGACTGTTTATAAGGCATGCGAAGAACATAGATATCTCCGGCCTCACCCTCACCGTAGCAAAGAAAGATTTCAGAACGGCAGTAGTATTTGACAATGTGCAGAACGCAAAGTTCACGAACCTTACCGTGAAAGAGCCGGAGAAGAAAGCCATCAGTTATGCAAAACGCTCAACAGGCATAACGATCAACAACCAGCCTGTTAAATGA
- a CDS encoding GH116 family glycosyl hydrolase, which translates to MKSRNNRRNFLKNFTLGAIGASALPAVVLAKDTPERNAPGARGFNEVYKGKNNNRIAFPIGGIGAGMFCIEGTGAISHMSIRHNPEMFFEPAMFAAISIKGVGAKVLEQLVPDWKKFGMRDAGLGGTGGATWGLPRFAAAEFKARFPFAEIALKDATMPVAVSIKGWSPFVPTDEDNSSLPLGALEYHFTNTGTKTAEFVFSYNARNFMRQGDVQNNIKSIKNGFILSQEAITNAPEKQGHFAIYTTDDNTVVDHCWFRGGWFDPLSMVWNTVKDGKPKNNAPVEKDAPGGSLFVPFTLKPGEKKTVRLMMAWYVPDSKLRIGEDTTGAPPTFHKPWYSSKFKNINEVADYWKDNYETLYKKTSLFTDAFYKSSLPPEVVEAVAANLTILKSATVMRQYDGRFWCWEGSGDNWGSCHGSCTHVWNYAQAVPHLFPALERSLRNTEFKENQNADGHQGFRANIPISPLVHNFHAAADGQLGGIMKVYREWRISGDNEWLQQIYPAVKTSMDYCIRTWDPHQKGVVEEPHHNTYDIEFWGPTGMCTSFYLGALQAISLMGKSLGKDVTAYTTLYTKGKQFLETELYNGEYFIQKIQWTGLNAPDPVKAQSFHTQYSEEARQLLQKEGPKYQYGTGCLSDGILGSWIARVCGMEEPVDVAKTKSHLLAVHKYNLKKDLSAHVNPQRPTFALGNEGGLLLCSWPKGGMLSLPFVYSNEVWTGIEYQVASHLMFMGEVEKGLDIVKACRNRYDGSVRNPFNEYECGHWYARAMSSYGMLQGLTGVRFDAVDGTLFIDSRVGDFTSFISTDKGFGTVSLHKGKPSLTVAYGNIPVKEVIVSGKKVQLG; encoded by the coding sequence ATGAAATCACGTAACAACCGGCGTAACTTTTTAAAGAATTTTACATTAGGCGCTATTGGCGCAAGTGCTTTACCAGCAGTGGTTTTAGCTAAGGACACACCTGAAAGGAATGCGCCCGGAGCGCGTGGTTTTAATGAAGTATACAAAGGAAAGAACAATAACCGCATTGCATTTCCCATTGGAGGTATCGGCGCAGGTATGTTCTGCATAGAAGGTACAGGCGCTATTTCTCATATGAGCATCCGTCATAACCCTGAGATGTTCTTTGAACCTGCCATGTTTGCTGCGATCAGTATCAAAGGTGTGGGTGCAAAAGTGCTGGAACAGCTGGTGCCGGACTGGAAGAAGTTCGGGATGCGGGATGCGGGCCTTGGTGGAACAGGCGGCGCTACCTGGGGCCTTCCGCGTTTTGCGGCGGCTGAGTTTAAAGCACGTTTTCCGTTTGCGGAGATTGCTTTGAAAGATGCTACGATGCCTGTGGCGGTAAGCATCAAAGGATGGAGCCCTTTTGTGCCTACAGATGAAGATAACTCCAGCCTTCCCCTGGGCGCACTGGAATACCATTTTACAAATACAGGTACTAAAACAGCAGAGTTCGTATTCTCTTATAATGCCCGCAACTTTATGCGGCAGGGAGATGTACAGAACAATATTAAATCTATAAAGAACGGATTCATCTTATCACAGGAAGCCATCACCAATGCCCCGGAAAAGCAAGGTCACTTCGCGATCTATACAACAGATGATAATACCGTAGTGGATCATTGCTGGTTCCGGGGTGGTTGGTTCGACCCACTGAGCATGGTATGGAATACGGTAAAAGATGGTAAGCCAAAGAACAACGCACCTGTAGAAAAAGATGCCCCGGGCGGATCTTTGTTTGTGCCTTTTACCTTAAAACCCGGAGAGAAGAAAACGGTGCGGCTGATGATGGCCTGGTATGTACCGGATTCCAAATTAAGGATAGGGGAGGATACCACCGGCGCTCCGCCCACTTTCCACAAACCATGGTACAGCAGTAAGTTTAAAAATATAAACGAAGTAGCAGATTACTGGAAGGATAATTACGAAACACTGTATAAAAAAACATCCTTATTCACAGACGCCTTCTATAAAAGTTCTTTACCGCCGGAGGTAGTAGAGGCCGTAGCTGCCAACCTCACCATCCTCAAGTCAGCTACCGTGATGCGGCAATATGATGGCCGTTTCTGGTGCTGGGAAGGTTCCGGCGATAACTGGGGCAGTTGCCATGGCTCCTGCACACACGTATGGAATTATGCACAGGCGGTTCCTCACTTATTTCCTGCGCTGGAAAGAAGCCTGCGTAACACAGAGTTTAAAGAGAACCAGAATGCAGACGGGCACCAGGGATTCCGCGCAAATATTCCTATCTCTCCGTTGGTACATAATTTCCATGCGGCGGCAGACGGGCAGTTGGGCGGCATTATGAAAGTGTACAGGGAATGGCGTATCAGCGGCGATAATGAATGGCTGCAACAGATCTATCCCGCGGTGAAAACCAGCATGGATTATTGCATCCGCACCTGGGACCCTCATCAGAAAGGGGTGGTGGAAGAACCACATCATAATACTTACGATATTGAATTCTGGGGCCCTACGGGTATGTGTACCAGTTTCTATCTTGGCGCATTACAGGCTATTTCGCTGATGGGGAAATCGCTGGGTAAAGATGTAACAGCATATACTACGCTGTACACAAAAGGTAAACAGTTCCTGGAAACGGAACTTTACAATGGCGAATACTTTATACAAAAGATCCAGTGGACGGGATTGAATGCACCGGACCCTGTGAAAGCACAATCTTTTCATACACAATATTCTGAAGAGGCAAGGCAGCTGCTGCAAAAGGAAGGCCCCAAATACCAATATGGGACCGGCTGCCTTTCTGATGGTATCCTGGGTTCCTGGATTGCCCGTGTATGCGGTATGGAAGAACCCGTGGATGTAGCAAAAACTAAAAGCCATCTGCTGGCGGTACATAAATACAATTTAAAGAAAGACCTCAGCGCACATGTGAATCCCCAGCGGCCTACGTTTGCTTTAGGTAATGAAGGAGGACTGTTATTATGCTCCTGGCCAAAGGGTGGCATGCTGTCCTTACCATTCGTATACAGCAATGAAGTCTGGACAGGTATCGAATACCAGGTGGCATCTCACCTGATGTTCATGGGCGAGGTGGAAAAAGGGCTGGACATTGTAAAGGCCTGCCGCAACCGTTACGATGGTTCTGTACGTAACCCCTTCAACGAATATGAATGCGGCCACTGGTATGCCCGGGCCATGAGCAGTTACGGTATGTTGCAGGGCCTTACCGGTGTTCGTTTTGATGCGGTAGATGGCACACTCTTTATTGATTCCAGGGTAGGGGATTTCACCAGTTTCATTTCAACAGATAAAGGATTCGGCACTGTTAGTCTGCATAAAGGAAAGCCATCATTAACAGTAGCATATGGCAATATACCGGTGAAAGAAGTGATTGTTTCCGGTAAAAAAGTTCAATTGGGATAA